In the Phaeobacter gallaeciensis genome, one interval contains:
- a CDS encoding bifunctional salicylyl-CoA 5-hydroxylase/oxidoreductase — protein MKVACLGGGPAGLYFAISMKLRQPDADVTVFERNKADDTFGWGVVLSDDALENLTENDPESAAEIRRNFAYWDDIAVVHNGVRTVSGGHGFAGIGRKKMLLILQERARELGVNLQFETEVGPAADYQDDYDIVVACDGLNSSVRNEFAEHFKPNIDVRPCKFIWLGTHQKFDDAFTFVFENTKHGWVWIHAYQFDADTATVIVECSAETWDNWGFEDMSKEEIIRTCEEIFADHLGGHNLMSNADHLRGSAVWINFPRVLCEKWHHQNVVLLGDASATAHFSIGSGSRLAFDSAIALAELLTVEPSMERAFERYQDERRLDVLRLQSAARNSLEWFEEVERYLDMDPVQFNYSLLTRSQRISHENLRLRDPDWLKSAEKWFQERAGVPADAPVRVPMFAPYKLRDMTLENRIVVSPMAQYKAVNGCPTDWHLIHYGERAKGGAGMVYTEMTCVSAEGRITPGCPGLYAPEHEAAWTRLTDFVHNETRAKICCQIGHSGRKGSTQVGWEVMDAPLKEGNWDLVSASPLPWSPNNATPREITRAEMEAVKAEFVASAEMAERAGFDMIELHAAHGYLISSFISPKSNIREDEFGGSLENRLRYPLEVFKAMRDVWPAHKPMSVRISANDWIGDEGVTPEEAVEIAKAFSEAGADIIDVSAGQTSIDAKPVYGRMFQTPFSDRIRNEAGIATMAVGNIYEADHANSILMAGRADLICVGRPHLADPYWTLHEATRIGDRQAAWPLPYEAGRDQAWRLADRDAEVVRA, from the coding sequence ATGAAAGTTGCCTGTTTGGGAGGTGGTCCCGCGGGGCTCTACTTCGCGATTTCAATGAAGCTGCGTCAGCCGGACGCTGATGTCACGGTGTTTGAGCGTAACAAGGCGGACGACACCTTTGGTTGGGGTGTTGTTCTTTCCGATGATGCGCTTGAAAATCTTACGGAAAATGACCCAGAAAGCGCCGCCGAAATCCGTCGGAACTTTGCCTATTGGGATGACATCGCGGTGGTGCACAACGGCGTGCGTACGGTGTCCGGCGGTCACGGGTTTGCCGGGATCGGGCGTAAGAAGATGCTGCTGATCCTGCAGGAGCGCGCGCGGGAGCTCGGGGTGAACCTGCAGTTTGAGACCGAGGTCGGACCGGCAGCGGACTATCAGGATGACTATGACATCGTGGTTGCCTGTGATGGGCTTAATTCCAGCGTCCGCAATGAGTTCGCGGAACACTTTAAACCCAATATCGACGTGCGCCCGTGCAAGTTTATCTGGCTGGGCACCCATCAGAAGTTCGATGACGCCTTCACATTTGTGTTCGAAAACACCAAACACGGCTGGGTCTGGATCCACGCCTATCAATTCGATGCGGATACGGCGACCGTGATCGTGGAGTGTTCTGCGGAGACCTGGGACAACTGGGGCTTTGAGGACATGAGCAAGGAAGAGATTATTCGCACCTGCGAAGAGATCTTTGCCGACCATCTGGGTGGTCACAACCTGATGTCCAACGCCGACCACCTGCGCGGATCGGCTGTCTGGATCAACTTCCCGCGGGTGCTCTGCGAAAAATGGCACCATCAAAACGTCGTGCTGTTGGGCGATGCCTCTGCCACGGCGCATTTCTCGATCGGGTCCGGATCGCGGCTGGCCTTTGACAGTGCCATTGCCTTGGCCGAGCTGCTGACGGTCGAGCCGTCGATGGAACGCGCCTTTGAGCGCTATCAGGACGAGCGGCGCCTTGATGTGCTGCGCTTGCAGTCGGCCGCGCGTAACTCATTGGAATGGTTTGAGGAAGTTGAACGTTATCTGGATATGGATCCGGTTCAGTTCAATTATTCTCTGCTGACCCGTTCGCAGCGGATCTCCCACGAAAACCTGCGCCTGCGCGACCCGGACTGGCTGAAATCAGCAGAAAAGTGGTTCCAGGAACGGGCGGGTGTTCCGGCCGATGCGCCGGTGCGTGTGCCGATGTTTGCCCCTTATAAATTGCGTGACATGACGCTGGAGAACCGCATCGTTGTCTCCCCGATGGCGCAGTACAAGGCGGTGAATGGCTGCCCGACGGACTGGCACCTGATCCATTACGGTGAGCGCGCCAAGGGTGGCGCCGGGATGGTCTATACCGAAATGACTTGCGTCAGCGCCGAAGGACGGATCACCCCCGGCTGTCCCGGTCTTTACGCGCCCGAACATGAAGCCGCCTGGACCCGTCTGACTGATTTCGTGCATAACGAGACCCGGGCCAAGATTTGCTGCCAGATCGGCCATTCGGGCCGCAAGGGTTCGACACAGGTTGGCTGGGAAGTGATGGACGCGCCTTTGAAAGAGGGTAACTGGGATCTGGTCTCAGCCTCACCCTTGCCCTGGTCCCCGAATAACGCCACCCCGCGCGAAATCACCCGCGCAGAAATGGAGGCCGTGAAGGCCGAATTCGTCGCTTCGGCCGAGATGGCAGAGCGCGCCGGATTTGACATGATCGAACTTCATGCGGCGCATGGTTATCTGATCTCTTCCTTCATTTCGCCAAAATCCAATATTCGTGAGGATGAGTTTGGCGGCTCGCTGGAAAACCGCCTGCGCTACCCGCTGGAGGTCTTCAAGGCGATGCGTGACGTCTGGCCTGCCCATAAACCGATGTCCGTCCGGATCTCTGCCAACGATTGGATCGGCGACGAAGGCGTAACCCCGGAAGAGGCGGTCGAGATCGCCAAGGCATTCTCGGAGGCTGGCGCCGATATTATCGACGTCTCTGCCGGTCAGACCTCGATCGACGCCAAACCGGTCTATGGACGCATGTTCCAGACGCCGTTTTCGGACCGTATCCGCAACGAAGCAGGTATCGCGACCATGGCTGTCGGCAATATCTACGAGGCCGATCATGCGAATTCGATCCTGATGGCAGGCCGCGCCGATCTGATCTGCGTGGGGCGTCCGCATCTGGCGGATCCTTACTGGACGCTTCACGAGGCAACCCGGATCGGGGATCGACAGGCCGCCTGGCCGTTGCCCTACGAGGCGGGCCGGGATCAGGCCTGGCGTCTGGCGGACCGCGACGCAGAGGTGGTCCGGGCATGA